The segment GGCAGGCGCTTTCTGAACTGGACCGTCTGACTGCCCATGTGGATAATATTCTGGCGGCTGCACGGCTCGAAAACCATCAGGCCACCCCTGCCATGACTGAACTGAACCTGACGGAACTGATTGAAAAATGGTTTTCTGAACCAGCCGGTGGATTTGACCGCGTTCAGTTCGGCGATGGTATCCGGCAGGATGCATGGGTATCGGGGGATGAAGTCCGGTTGCGGTCGGTGTTTATCAATCTGGTGGATAATGCCCTGAAATATTCGGATGGACCGGTTTTTATAGATGCCAGGCAGGATGAAGCAGAATGGGAATTTTCGGTAACCGATCAGGGAGCCGGTATCCCGGAAGATGCCCTTCCTTACATTTTCGACAAATTTTTCCGGGTGGAAGATGAGCAGACCCGTCAGTCGCCCGGTGCCGGTCTGGGATTGTATATTGCCAGAGAAATGGTAAAACTGCACCGCGGAACCCTGACAGTGGAGTCGGAACCCGGCAAACGGACCTGTTTCAGGGTGCGGTTGCCAAAACTGAGTGAGGCTGACCATGACTAACCGGATTTTATTGGTCGAGGATGAAAAATCCCTGGCAACCACCCTTCAGTACAATCTGGAAGCCGAAGGGTACACGGTTACCCTGTGTGGTACCGGACTGAAAGCCCTTGAAGCATTTAATGAAGGCAGGTACGATCTGGTGATTCTCGATATCATGCTTCCCGGGATCAGCGGATTCGACGTGCTGGAATCCATCCGGGTGAAGGATGAAACCACTCCTGTCCTGGTGCTCTCTGCGCGGTATCAGGATCCGGACCGGATCCGCGGTCTGAAGAGCGGGGCCGATGATTACATGACCAAACCATTTAACCTCGAAGAATTGCTCCTTCGTGTGGCCCGGCTGATCCGCCGGACGGCGGCCAAACCCGATGTGGCCAAATTTCTGACCGATACTTTCACCTTTGGCAAAAACACCATCTACTTCTCACAGCATGAAGCCGCCACCAGCAACGGCCGCATTGAATTAACGGCCAAGGAAACGGAATTGCTTAAACTGCTGATTCAGAATGAAGGACAGGTGGTTTCCAGAGAAATTATTCTGTCCCGGGTCTGGGGATACGATGTGTACCCGACCACCCGGACCATCGATAACTTCATTTCCCGGCTTAGAAAGTACTTCGAGGACGATCCATCCAATCCAGTCTTTATCCACTCGATCCGTGGAGTCGGATATAAATTTACCGGGGATCCGAAAAAATGAGTATGATCTTGAAGAATGACCGGTTTCTGCGGGCTTGCCGGCGTGAATCCACCGACCGCACCCCGGTCTGGATGATGCGGCAGGCTGGCCGGTACCTGCCCGAGTACCGGGCTGTGAGACAAAACGCCGATTTTATGACCATGTGCCAGTCTCCTGAACTGGCTGCCGAGGTAACCATTCAGCCCATTGACCGGCTGGGAGTCGATGCCGCAATTTTATTCTCTGATATTCTGGTTATTCCCGATGCCATGGGTCTGGAACTGGAACTGATTGAAAGCCGGGGTCCGGTTTTTCATAAGCCACTCAGAGAGGTGTCCGCCATCAGACAGTTACCAGTCCCTGATCCCGATTCCGATCTGGGCTATGTCATGGAAGCCATCCGTCTGATTCAGAAACGTCTGGACGGGCGTGTTCCGCTCATCGGCTTTTCGGGCGCCCCCTGGACGCTGATGACCTATATGGTGGAAGGTCAGTCCTCGAAAACCTTCCGCTTTTCCAAATCCCTGTTGCTGGATGAACCCGCTGCAGCCATCGATTTACTTGATCGGTTGTCCGAGTCGGTGGCTTCCTATCTTCTGGCTCAGATCAGGGCAGGCGTTCAGGCCGTTCAGATTTTTGATACCTGGGCCGGTGCATTGCCTCCGCATTTGTATCTGGAATTTGGCTGGCCCGCACTGGAGTCGGTCATCCGGGCCCTGAAACCAGCCGGTGTGCCGGTCATTGTGTTTGCCAAAGGGGCTGATTTTGTATTGGAAAGGGCCATTGCGGCAGGGGCAACGGTGTTTGGAGCCGATCACTCGGTTCCCATCGGCGAACTGGCCTCGCGAACAGCCGGAAGGATTGCAGTTCAGGGAAATCTCGATCCGTCGGTACTGTACGGATCTCCCGACGCCATCCGACGTGAAGTGAACCGTCTGCTGACGGAATGGGGCGGCAGGCCCGGTCATATTTTTAATCTGGGGCATGGCATTCATCCCGATGTGAATCCAGATCATGCCAAAGCCATGGTGGAAGCCGTTCAGGCTTTCAGAATGAAGGAATAATGGAAACGGAACAAACCAGTAAACTGGACTATCTGCTTTCCCGGTACAACAAACCCGGTCCGCGATACACCAGCTATCCGACCGCACCCGTCTGGCCGGTGGTAACCGATCCGTCCTCTTACATCAACCAATTGAAAAAACTGGCCCGCTCGGCCGGCGGACCCATCAGTGTGTACCTTCACATCCCGTTCTGCGAGGACCGGTGTCTCTATTGCGCCTGTAACGTGTCCGTCCGGGCGGATCATTCCGTGGCTGACCGGTTTCTGCAGCATCTCGAAACCGAGATAAAACTGGTTGCAGATCAACTGGGATTTAAACCGGTGGTCGATTCGCTCCATCTGGGAGGTGGCACGCCAACCTACCTGTCACCGGAACAGATTCACCGGCTCATGGCGCTGCTGAATCATTCCTTCGATATCAACTTCCTGTCGGGAGAGTTGTCGGTGGAAATCGACCCGGTGGTGACCACCAACGACCATCTGGATGCCCTGTCCGATGAAGGTTTCCAACGCTTCTCGTTTGGTGTGCAGGATTTTAATCCGGCCGTGCAGGAAGCCGTTAAGCGCATTCAGCCCTTCGAGGATACCTACCGGCAGGTTTCAGAAGCCCGGCGTCGGGGAGCCCAGTCGGTGAATGTGGATCTGATTTACGGATTGCCGCTTCAAACGGCGGCCTCATTCAGGGAAACCCTTAAGAAAACCCTCTTGCTCGATCCGGATCGTCTGGCTTTGTTCTCTTACGCTCACGTTCCCTGGATTCATAAACATCAGCAGGTGCTTGATCAGTATCAGCGGCCGGAGGGATTGGAAAAACTGTCGCTTCTGATGGATGCAAAGGATTTTCTTGAATCGGCCGGTTACCGGCTGATCGGAATGGATCATTTTGCAAAACCCGAGGATGAACTATCCGTGGCGTTGGATGAAGGTCGTCTCCGCCGGAATTTCATGGGATATACAACCTTGCAGACCGAAACCATTCTCGCCTTTGGTCCCTCTTCCATCGGCTTTATCGGTGGAGAGTATGTTCAGAATCAGAAAAATCTGAAACAATGGGAAACGGGTCTGTCTGAAGGTCGGCTGCCCATCGAACATGCCTACCAGATGACGACCGATGACCGGATCCGCCAACGCGCCATTATGGATATCATGGTTCAGTTTGCTGTTTTTTACGATGATTTTAAACGGCTGACCGGTGAAACCTTCACCGACTATTTCAGGGAAGAACTGGCGGGCATGGATGACCTGGAAGCCGATGGTCTGATCACCCGCTTTAACGACCGGCTGGTGGTGACCGATCTCGGTGAATTGTTTGTGCGGAATGTGGCCATGCGGTTCGACCGGTATCTCATGGGTGAAACCGGACCCCGCCGGTTTTCACAAACGGTGTAACTATGCTGACGATGATTTGGAATGCCATTAAAACCCGGATCAAGTTGTTTATTATCCGCCGGTGGATCCGTTACAACTTTAAAAACCGCTCAGGGGATAAATACATCACCCGGTAACGGCTTCTGACAGAAGGATCAGGATGGCGTAACGTCCGGCCTTTCCGGTGAAGACCAGCAGACAGAACCGCCAGAACCGGTAGCGGAGACTGCCGGCTATCATGCAGAGCGGATCTCCGATGACGGGCACCCATGCCAGCAGCAACGTCCAGCCCCCCCAGCGGCCGAACAATCCTTCCGCCCGTTTCCAGCCCGATGATTCGCGGTTGACCTGTTTAGAGAAAACCCACCGGCTTCCCGCACCGATTCCGTATCCCGCCACCGATCCGAGTGTGTTTCCGGCAGTTGCCACTGCCCAGATGGCCAGCGGCTGATAGCCACCAGCCAGCATCAGAAGAACCATGGCCTCGCTTGAAACGGGGACCAGAGTGGCGGCCAGAAAGGCAATCAGAAACAGTCCCGGCCACCCGGCCTGAAAGAGAGCATCCATTCTGATTATGGATGGATGGGTTCAGCCGGTGCCATCCGGTCAAGGCGGGCAGCCAGTGGCGGATGAGAATACTCCACAAACACGGTGAACGGATGGGGAGTCAGGTTTGAAAGATTCTGCCTGCTCAGTTTTTTCAGCGCTGAGGCCAATTCCTCCCTGAGACCGGTTACCCGGATGGCATAGGCATCGGCTTCAAATTCATGTTTTCTGGAAAGCACCGACATGGCAATTCCCAGAATCAGTTCCACCGGTGTGAATAACATCCCGAAGAAAATCAGTCCGGCCGCAACCGACAGAGTGGTCATACCGAAGGCAGCAAACAGACCGGGGGCCGACAAGGCAACACTGAGGAGTGCCATCAGAACGCCTGTGTGAAGAAAACCGATGACCATGTTCAGCGGAATGTGGCGCAGTTTATAATGTCCGATTTCATGGGCCACCACCGCCAGGATTTCCTTCTCATCCTGATGCTGAATCAGCGTGTCATACAAGGCAATCCGTTTGTTCTTCCCGAA is part of the Bacteroidota bacterium genome and harbors:
- a CDS encoding response regulator transcription factor, whose protein sequence is MTNRILLVEDEKSLATTLQYNLEAEGYTVTLCGTGLKALEAFNEGRYDLVILDIMLPGISGFDVLESIRVKDETTPVLVLSARYQDPDRIRGLKSGADDYMTKPFNLEELLLRVARLIRRTAAKPDVAKFLTDTFTFGKNTIYFSQHEAATSNGRIELTAKETELLKLLIQNEGQVVSREIILSRVWGYDVYPTTRTIDNFISRLRKYFEDDPSNPVFIHSIRGVGYKFTGDPKK
- a CDS encoding uroporphyrinogen decarboxylase produces the protein MSMILKNDRFLRACRRESTDRTPVWMMRQAGRYLPEYRAVRQNADFMTMCQSPELAAEVTIQPIDRLGVDAAILFSDILVIPDAMGLELELIESRGPVFHKPLREVSAIRQLPVPDPDSDLGYVMEAIRLIQKRLDGRVPLIGFSGAPWTLMTYMVEGQSSKTFRFSKSLLLDEPAAAIDLLDRLSESVASYLLAQIRAGVQAVQIFDTWAGALPPHLYLEFGWPALESVIRALKPAGVPVIVFAKGADFVLERAIAAGATVFGADHSVPIGELASRTAGRIAVQGNLDPSVLYGSPDAIRREVNRLLTEWGGRPGHIFNLGHGIHPDVNPDHAKAMVEAVQAFRMKE
- the hemN gene encoding oxygen-independent coproporphyrinogen III oxidase, which produces METEQTSKLDYLLSRYNKPGPRYTSYPTAPVWPVVTDPSSYINQLKKLARSAGGPISVYLHIPFCEDRCLYCACNVSVRADHSVADRFLQHLETEIKLVADQLGFKPVVDSLHLGGGTPTYLSPEQIHRLMALLNHSFDINFLSGELSVEIDPVVTTNDHLDALSDEGFQRFSFGVQDFNPAVQEAVKRIQPFEDTYRQVSEARRRGAQSVNVDLIYGLPLQTAASFRETLKKTLLLDPDRLALFSYAHVPWIHKHQQVLDQYQRPEGLEKLSLLMDAKDFLESAGYRLIGMDHFAKPEDELSVALDEGRLRRNFMGYTTLQTETILAFGPSSIGFIGGEYVQNQKNLKQWETGLSEGRLPIEHAYQMTTDDRIRQRAIMDIMVQFAVFYDDFKRLTGETFTDYFREELAGMDDLEADGLITRFNDRLVVTDLGELFVRNVAMRFDRYLMGETGPRRFSQTV
- a CDS encoding DedA family protein encodes the protein MDALFQAGWPGLFLIAFLAATLVPVSSEAMVLLMLAGGYQPLAIWAVATAGNTLGSVAGYGIGAGSRWVFSKQVNRESSGWKRAEGLFGRWGGWTLLLAWVPVIGDPLCMIAGSLRYRFWRFCLLVFTGKAGRYAILILLSEAVTG